The Magnolia sinica isolate HGM2019 chromosome 9, MsV1, whole genome shotgun sequence sequence TTGCATTGTGCCCTCCTTTTCCTTTCTGTTACTATTCTGTTTCTTGATTTCACCCAACTCCGAGTTGTTTTCATCTATAATTTGGAAATGCTTCAGCAAACAACATAACATGCGGAAGGGATCTAAACATGTAGAGGCAGCACTACTTTTTGACAAAGTAGTTTTCAGCCAGGTAGCCATTGTCCATCCGCAGATACGACCCTAATTTTGTTATTGCTCATAATAGCGGCTCTGAATAAAAACCATTGTCTGCTTCCCTAACCTTTATTCCATGCTTTCTTTAGGTAAAGAAAGGATTAGGAGGAAAAGTACGACTTATTTTATCTGGAGCTGCTCCACTTGCAACACATGTGGAAGCTTTTCTACGGGTGGTGGCATGTGCTCATGTTCTACAAGGCTATGGTTTGCATCCTTTTAGACTATATTACCTGTTTTAATTCATTCCTATGTCTTTACCTAGTAAAGGTCTGATGCAATTTAGGTCGATTAGATGAAAGATATTTCACATCTTCTGAGAACAACTTAATCTAATGAGGTTTAATGAATCAGGAATCTTAGATAATCGATGGCATGCTAATGTTCAATGCAGGTCTGACGGAAACTTGTGCGGGGACATTTGTCTCACTACCAAATGAACTATCAATGCCAAATGTAGATGTGTGCCTGGAGTCTGTTCTTGAAATGGTATATGATGCCAATTCAAGCACTCCACGTGGAGAGATTTGTGTAAGGGGAAATACCCTGTTCTTAGGATACTTTAAACGAGAAGACCTCACGAAAGAAGTCATGGTCGGTGGATGGTTCCACACAAGTATGTCCGTCTCAGCATTTATCTGCCTCTGGGCAATTAGATCCCCATTTGTTGTCAAACCATCATTTACATGTGGTTCAGATTTTTCATGCTTGCATTCTCTGTAACTATGCTTACAATGATTGCTTGACACAGGGGATGTCCGCGAGTGGCAGCCAAATGGAAGTATGAAAATCATTGACAGGAAAAGGAACATTTTCAAGCTTTCACAAGGAGAATATGTTGCGGTTGAAAATCTGGAGAACATCTATGGACCATTTtaaaggcaaacattaaattgctCAATTTGTAAAATAGTACTTGTCCGGCATTGAATTGAATAGGGAGATGGGCCCAAAAGTGTCTCCAAACGTGCCTCAGCTCtcattctttcatttttttttaacttgatttttggaacatttcatggtgggtctcacttaaTGCATAGGTTAAATGTATAAATTATAGGCCGCTATAGATAGATAGTAACTATAAAatctgattgatggattgatgggcatttattattattgtggatCAAATTTGCATAGGTTAAATGTACAAATTGCTGTTGCTTTGTCTTTTGTGGACGTTGTGCTGGTGCTTCAATATCCGCCTTTTTGTTTTTCTATCCAtttaaaaaaaagtgcacatgaaATTGATAAgattagatccaaaacttgtgacccAAAAAATAAATGTTTATAATGGTCTTCCACCGCTGTTttgtatgttgtggtccacctgaaatttgtatatgGTTCATCTTCTGGCCCATGCCATAAATTTTGTATATtgtttacaccattaaaaaccataaACTGAAATGGATCTGCTGCAGATGTTACTGTTAAAGAAGGTGGTATCCATGAGGCTctgttttggatttatttcctccTTGATTATCTCTTAATAAAAATCTCTTCTTATATCTCATCATATTGTCAGGATTCTtgataaaaagaaggaaaaaaagaaaagattgttGTGTGTATCTTTTCTCTATGTTCCTTACAAGGCTAATTGGTTGACCTGCCTGGAAAAAGGGTGTGTCTCATTAGCATCTGAATATTGGGAGTTCTTGTCCATCATAGTTTGATAACTCAAAAAATTCATGGTCTTCAAGACTCAATAGACCTTAACCTACTCTTTGACTCAACTCTAGTTTGACTTTTCtggtttttaaactatgattcCAATATTATAGTTTTTGTTTTATCTGTTTTATAgtcttgattatttatttatttatttatgatcaattctgatttttcttttcttttctttggatgCTTGGGACAGTTCTTGGAAGAGTTCGAGTGGCTGTAAGACTATGACCTCGGAATGCAGAGTTGATTGCAGATGCTGATTTTGCTGATTGTGTAGAATTGCAGCCAGAGGTTTTTCTAATTGCACTTCTCTTTTGTTTGTAATTGCATATGCCTAAATTTACACCAGATGTGCAACGTGTAATGCTTTCCAAAAATAAATGAGAAATGTAAGTCAATCCATGGGCACCAATCACATGGCCATTCTCATGTTTTGCAAAATGTTTGAGATTCAATTCACTTTTGCATCAGAACCCAAGCTATTATACTCGAATACTTGCGAGAATGGAAACAGGAAATATGACTCTCAGTTTCTGAAAGACAAGGACAATATACAGATATGAGCATCCCATCCTTGAAAATAATATTCACGTTCAATTATATGGTGTTTCCTGGAAATGTTTGGACTATGCTGTGGTTTTCTTAAGCAAGTTAGCATTTTCCAGttcaatgtttatttatttatttagtacaTAAGAGTCTATTAATACCAAAAACAACCCGTACATGATTAATTCTAGATAAACCACAGAACAACACAAAATTCACAAGATTACTCGACACAAATCAACTTTGCTTTCCTAAATCTAATCTTCCTAACTACACCTTTTTCCTTTATAGTATCAAACCATGGAGGCAGCGGCATTTTCTTCTTTAGAGTCTGCACCCACATTCATGAGTTTTCCTTGTTGAATGTGGCCTGCTTGGCACTAGGCCAAAAACATGTACAGTCATGAGTTTTCCCTGTTGAATGTGGCCTGTTACTCATCATTCTCGTTTAGCCTCCCCCTCTTTAAGGCTGGTGATAAGATCCTTCCCAGATTCCAATCAACGTAGTTTTCATAACATGGCCCATCCGAGGCACCCAAAATCATTGACAGGATATGTAATGAGCTGCCAAGATAATTGTTTTAACTCTTGGTCCATGATCCTTACGAAGTTGATCCTTTCAGGTGGGGAGAAGTCAAGCTATAGGACCTGTTAGGGTTAGACGGGATGCTGCAGCTCGTGTTATGCGGGGTTGGCACTCCCAACATCTTCTTAGCAATGTTTATGCTGGTGACTCACTATCAAGGTTTATGGAGATtatcaaatgttatgtttatgcaCGGGGTTTTGTGCTCATACCATGTTGTAAAATTTCTTCCATGTGAATAAATCCGTCGGATCAGGTCTAATCAGAAGGCCTTCATTGTTTCTAGTCATCACATTGTCTACACAGTCATCACATTGTCTACACTATTAAAATAGAGAATTGGGACAAAACACTCCATCTGGTCAAACTGTGCTGTAAAATTGTCCACATCTATACATTGGTTAGTATCATGCAGCTAATTTACCTATGGCATCTTGATTTCTATGCATTCGTTGTAACAAGCTCATATCATAAGCGTTTTCCCTGCACATTGTCTTCCTTAACTTTACCCAGTGAGAATCTTAGCATACTAATCTATCAGATAACACTGCATTTTAGAAACATCTGAAACTATATGCAAGTAGAATTGCTGGCGAATTATGTATTTTAGACCATCGGAAACTTCATCTCACAATAGATAATGAAGTAAAATGAAATACCCAAAACCACCAAGAACATCAATAGAGTTTGTATTCTTCGTCCCTGATACAAGAATATAGATTTCTGATTTCTAATTATTAATACAAGGACTAGAACAACAAATATAAGAAAAGGGAGAAGTATGAAATAAGAAGGCTATACTATAGATTAGTGGCAAGATGATCTATGATATGATTTATTCAACATTCAACGTGAATTCTGCTTTTATCTGTTGTGGGGCCAATTCATGGAAATCACATGTCCTTGTACAGTGTTGTAGCCTTGGGAAAAACATGTGACTTTTCACTTTCTTGAGCCATTTctatacatgtacatgcatttGATGGCTGTCTTCTTTTGCTTCtctgtgatttttttttctaggaGGATTTATAGGATCGTTTAACCCCTGGGCTTTGCGCATTCATACTATGgctttcagttctgacaagttgAGCCTGTGATCCGGTGGGTCAGACCATTAGTCTATTGCATGTGCTCATGGAAGGTTTATGCCTTGACAATCTCTTAGATAGGACAATCCTCATCCTTCCATTTGCAGTATACAATAGATGGTCTGGAAGAGAAATAAATCAAAAAGCCATAGTTTGGCTGCATGGTACTCAATGGTGTATAAGCATAGGTCTGTGTAATTTGCATTCTCTTCACAATGCTATTCATGtttgtatttgattttctagATCTAGGTGCCTTATTAGAAGCCTCCAATTTGTGCCATTATCACTTTTATCTTCCACTTAGTTTCATGTTGTTTGGTGGTGTCTGAACCTTGGAATTACCCATTTCTGCTGCATTGTAGGAATATGAGTAATGTATTGAATGCGAGGGACTAATTTTCCATTTGCAGACCACAGCTGAAGCAGCAGATCATTGTCATTAGGAACTGACATGTTGTGTGGTAAGTGACTCCTTTTATAAGCTTGCATTAATACAGAGTTGGTGGGAATTGAATGAGTGTTACCTGTAGACACATGCTGCCACTACAAGAAAATGGGCCTTTAGCCATGGTTTTTTACCTGTGGACACATGCTGCAGACACATTCTGTTAATTCCTAAATTAATAGTTAAAAGAACTATGATTGACTTGGATCTGTGTTGGGTTGAGTTTGGCCATCACCTTTTATTGTCAAATGATCCAGCAACTGAAGTATAGAAGCCTCAAAAGAACCAGCTCCTACTACCAACATCACCCAGCCAACTAGTACAAAAGATGGACTCTGTTGCAAGttctattatcaatattatttccACCTTTTAAGTTCTGAACATGAAGAACATCTTTGTTGTTATTTGctgcaaatttatttatttatttattatatatttgtgGATCTTTTTTTGACCGGATTAAGTGGGCCTGGGTTGTATTATTAGAGTGGTTCTTTCACCTGcaacattataaataaagtggTGTAGAGAGATCTTTCtacactttttcttcttctttaacaCACTAGGTTCTAGCAGTTCATATGATGAAAACTACGGATTGCTTACAATTATTCTATATAAAAAAAGAATTTGAATTAAGTTCTTGTGTgctttatacatttatatttgCACACACTACTGATTTACCTgccattgtttcttttttttcccaaTGGTGAAAGCGGTCAGGAAAAACTGAAACAGCAAAAATTACAATGGCTACGGATTGTCGGTAACCATAGGTTCTAAGtctacggattttatccatagccttttcTCGTTTTCAGCTGTAGTAAAAAACTGACAATTTAGGGGCATCCCACAAAACCGCTGGTAAAAGATGATGGCCGCCGGTAAAACCTTAACCGACAGAGCCTTTACCGGCAGTTGCCTAACCGCCAGTAGACTCTTTGCCGGTGGTTTTTGGACCTTTGGCGGCGGTTTTGAACGCCGGGAAAGGCCAACTTTGTTGtagtgggtttaggtttaggtttaggaattcgggtacgggttcgggtttaggtttagggatttgagaataggtttaggttataggtttaggtttaggttataggttataggttatggtgtaggttataggttataggtttaacgtttagtttataggtttaggtttaggtttaggtttaggtttaggttaaggttataggttataggtttaggttataggtttaggttataggttataggtttaggttaaggttataggttataggtttaggtttaggtttaggtttaggtttaggtttaggttaaggttataagttataggttataggtttaagtttaggtttaggttataggttataggtttaggtttaggttaaggttataggttataggttatggtgtaggttataggttataggtttaggtttaggtttaagtttaggtttaggttaaggttataggttataggtttcggtttaggttataggtttaggtttaagttataggtttagggatttgagaataggtttaggtttaggtttaggaattcgtgtACGTGTtcgggttagggttataggtttgggtttaggtgtaggtttaagttaagtgaattaagtttaggtttaggttgtaggtttaggtttaggtttaggtttaggttaaggttgtaggctataggtttaggttataggttatgggttataggtttaggtttaggttataggttttaggtttaggttttaggttttaggtttaggtttaggttataggtttaggttataggtttagttttaggttataggtttaggttaaggtttaggtttagggttaggaaatcattatacccactgtaaatatatgtagtttatctacaccgtcctacttttccagatcatttaaggggttgaaaccaaaattgaatcatatccaaaacttggGTAGACCAtagcacaagaaacagtggatataatgatttccatcattgaaacctttctagggcttgtagtgatgtttatttatcattcaacctgttcacaagatcacacagatagtgatgaagggaaaaaataaatatcagcggttcccaccttctagggacccccgctcaacatccggatagcttcgacacgcatccaggtctgctccatcaatttcgagctaatacataaacatgggcctgtctaaatggccaggccacctatattgttgttcataggaaatggacaacttcgtcatggtcataacagcgattcccaccttccagggacccccactcaattAAATCCTAAGTTAGTTACCCAtcaaaggttggatagattgtaatactttcaaatatcaaaatatataagaaaattatTGAGATAATGATTTAAAGCACAAATATAGAAATACAAAAACATAAAATGTTCCTAAAAAtttattaaacaaaaaaaatgaaatatctaATGGAACTTCaatatttaaattttgaaatatagATTAAATTTCTATGGATTGAAGAACAGAATATCCTACCTGATGGTTTGGATCTTATCTTCAAGTTTTTGGATTGCGTTGAATACACTAGTCAAAAGTTTCAACCACTGCCAGAAAGAGGAAATAGTTCCGATCTGTGGCAAGAAAAATAACCAAAAATCTACGAGagagagctagagagagagagagagagagagagagagagagagagagaatctggtGGGCTGTAGTACTTTCAAAACTCACTGGTTAGAATTGTTCAATGATAATCTTGAGCAACGacaatccatggtgggacatAATCTACCAATGGTCTACTTGTCAAACTATGGGTTCCACTACTTATATAATTCCTCTTTTCCTCCATGTACTAAGTAGCCATGCCAGTAAGTGAGAGAAGACAAAAATATTATAACAATAAAATATATGGGTAAAATGAATGAGATGTCACAAGCATGCTATGCTCCACAAAAACTGATTTTGAAAATGAACGAGGGATCATCTATAAAACTTGTTTTATGCAGCGCGCCTAAAACATGCAAGCTCATTAAGgcaataagcccattaaaatatgtACAATGAATTGGTAAGTAGTAACCCAACAACACTAATGAAAATGAGCAAAAGCAAGGGAGGATTAGTAATCTCAGCAAAATGGAGAGTTTGCAAAAACCAGCAATATCCAAATATCTCCAATTAAAGGGCTCCTACATGAAGTCCAAGTCCAGCCCAGTTATTAAACgaacttaaattttaaatttttaagctcGAGTCTCACCGTAGGACTTAATATTCCAAGCCAAGCCTTAATCCCCAAAGTCCCTGCTCTCAGCCTTGATCTATGACGTGTCCAAATTCAGGATTCTCAATCCTAGGATTTTCATTCTGTCAGTTCTATTTGGCAGACTGGATTTTCAATCCTGTAGAATTCAGAGACCGTGTTGGCATGCAATTTGCAAGTATCGACAATGTGAGCCTCTTCCATGGCGTGTTCTAGAGCTTAAGTAAAATAGAAAGGTAGACATCCAGTGGGTAGTGAACCATAAAACTTTTTCCAATCTATCATTTAAAAGCCAACACCAAATTGCCaggagaaaggctaagatgtTGACAACGACGATGTATATAGCTtacagaaaataaattacaattgtTACCATTAACATTATGGGTATAAAAAGACCTTTCAAgttcatttattttcaatttcaaaaatctgattttggaTTTCATAATATACAGAATAACTATTGCGCTACTATCCCTAACTAAAAAGTTTCACGAGAGCTGAAACTCCAAATGTACCTCATACCTATAAAACTATAGAAGAGAAATTGAGCCTTTGTCCTAATGTTGGTGGCCTCAATCATACAACATTGAGGTTAGGAGTTCAGAATTCATGTttacctaaaaaaaa is a genomic window containing:
- the LOC131256306 gene encoding long chain acyl-CoA synthetase 4-like; its protein translation is MRKGSKHVEAALLFDKVVFSQVKKGLGGKVRLILSGAAPLATHVEAFLRVVACAHVLQGYGLTETCAGTFVSLPNELSMPNVDVCLESVLEMVYDANSSTPRGEICVRGNTLFLGYFKREDLTKEVMVGGWFHTRDVREWQPNGSMKIIDRKRNIFKLSQGEYVAVENLENIYGPF